A genomic window from Chanodichthys erythropterus isolate Z2021 chromosome 1, ASM2448905v1, whole genome shotgun sequence includes:
- the LOC137034445 gene encoding protocadherin alpha-8-like, whose product MDEQRRRWEYWRIYLCFSFLLGVGQQVSAQIRYSIPEEMKEGSVVGNIAKDLGLDVSTLADRRFRIVSGSKDAFFQLNQNNGELYIHKSVDREALCDGNGACVVNLKTAVENPLEIHYVAIEITDINDNCPSFSEQNQHFEIAEHTPTGTSFQLHAARDQDAAPYSVRLYKLSQDENFEIDIRNSDEEKIPFLVLRKPLDREHKAEHVLVLKALDGGNPPKSGTLNITVTVLDINDNRPVFSQDPYSVSLQENSPIGTTVIKIKATDRDEGSNSEIEYSLGKTLKRKVYDVFQLDRVTGEIKVKGNVDFEDTDVYKLDVQASDKGQPPLSAQVQVIIKIQDINDNKPEIELTSLSNVVAEDSKPGTVIALISVSDKDSGISGKVVCSLSENVPFELKPSFQDNMYSLVTKGRLDRELEPYYDITITATDQGQPPLTSIKTLSIQVADVNDNQPEFSSNFLELYIFENNAPGASIFSVRASDKDVNENALISYQISRGGGTQNDMTSFLNINSETGVIHSLKSFDFETIKTFQFHVLASDSGSPSLSSNVTVNVFILDQNDNVPVILYPVSANGSAEGVEEIPRNVNAGHLVTKVRAYDADIGYNGWLLFSLQEVSEHSLFGLDRYTGQIRTLRSFTETDEAQHKLLILVKDNGNVSLSATATVIVKVVEPKEAFAASDVKNAVKDEEENDVTFYLIITLGSVSVLFVISIMVLIVMQCSKSTDYSSKYLQDTNYDGTLCHSIQYRSGDKRYMLVGPRMSIGSTIAPGSNRNTLVIPDRRRRDSGEVRE is encoded by the coding sequence ATGGATGAACAAAGGCGCAGATGGGAGTACTGGCGGATTTatctgtgtttctcttttcttctcggCGTTGGACAGCAGGTTTCAGCTCAAATAAGATACTCTATTCCAGAGGAAATGAAAGAGGGGTCCGTTGTGGGAAATATTGCTAAGGATCTGGGACTTGACGTGAGTACTTTGGCGGACAGACGGTTTCGTATAGTCTCTGGTTCTAAAGACGCGTTTTTCCAGTTAAATCAGAACAATGGCGAATTGTATATTCATAAAAGCGTAGACAGGGAGGCGCTTTGTGACGGAAATGGTGCGTGTGTAGTAAATCTAAAAACTGCGGTCGAAAATCCTTTAGAAATTCACTATGTTGCAATAGAAATAACAGACATAAATGACAACTGTCCTAGTTTTTCTGAACAGAATCAACATTTCGAGATTGCAGAACACACCCCTACGGGAACGAGCTTCCAGCTGCACGCAGCACGAGACCAGGATGCCGCACCATATTCTGTTCGTTTGTATAAATTAAGTCAGGATGAAAATTTCGAGATTGACATCAGAAACAGCGACGAGGAAAAAATCCCCTTTTTAGTGTTGAGAAAACCACTCGATCGCGAACATAAGGCAGAACATGTGCTGGTTTTGAAAGCCCTCGATGGTGGAAACCCTCCAAAATCAGGTACCCTTAACATCACCGTCACCGTATTGGATATTAATGATAATCGCCCAGTGTTCAGTCAAGACCCATATTCTGTCAGTTTACAGGAAAACTCCCCTATTGGAACaactgtaattaaaataaaggcAACTGACAGAGACGAGGGTTCAAACAGTGAAATTGAGTATTCACTTGGTAAAACTTTAAAGCGCAAAGTTTATGACGTATTTCAATTGGATCGCGTTACAGGCGAAATAAAGGTTAAAGGCAATGTAGACTTTGAAGACACAGACGTTTACAAACTGGATGTTCAGGCTTCAGATAAAGGTCAACCTCCTTTGTCTGCCCAAGTGCAAgttattataaagatacaagaTATAAACGATAATAAGCCTGAAATTGAGCTGACATCATTATCTAATGTTGTTGCTGAGGACTCTAAACCTGGCACAGTAATTGCTTTGATAAGTGTGTCAGATAAAGACTCCGGTATCAGTGGTAAAGTTGTGTGTAGTCTCTCAGAGAATGTTCCTTTTGAGTTGAAGCCCTCTTTCCAAGATAATATGTACTCGCTTGTGACAAAGGGGCGTTTGGATCGTGAACTTGAGCCCTATTATGACATCACAATTACAGCAACAGATCAAGGTCAACCCCCTTTGACATCCATTAAAACATTAAGCATCCAAGTAGCAGATGTGAATGACAACCAGCCTGAATTTTCTAGTAATTTCCTTGAACTTTACATATTTGAAAATAATGCTCCTGGCGCCTCCATATTCTCAGTGAGAGCATCTGATAAAGATGTGAATGAAAATGCTTTGATTTCGTATCAGATAAGTAGAGGTGGAGGAACACAGAACGACATGACATCATTCTTGAATATAAATTCTGAAACAGGGGTTATTCACTCGCTTAAAAGTTTTGATTTCGAAACAATTAAAACGTTTCAGTTTCATGTACTCGCTTCAGACTCTGGAAGTCCGTCTCTGAGCAGTAACGTGACAGTGAACGTGTTTATTCTGGATCAGAACGACAACGTTCCAGTGATCTTATATCCAGTCAGCGCTAACGGTTCTGCTGAGGGTGTGGAAGAGATTCCCCGTAATGTGAACGCAGGTCATTTGGTGACTAAAGTCAGAGCCTATGACGCAGATATAGGATACAACGGCTGGTTATTGTTTTCACTGCAGGAAGTTAGTGAGCACAGTCTCTTTGGTTTGGACCGCTATACAGGACAGATAAGGACCCTTCGCTCATTCACAGAAACAGACGAGGCCCAGCATAAACTGCTCATACTGGTCAAAGACAATGGGAACGTTTCACTCTCAGCAACAGCGACTGTGATTGTCAAAGTTGTGGAGCCCAAAGAGGCTTTTGCAGCTTCTGATGTGAAAAACGCAGTAAAAGACGAGGAGGAAAACGACGTGACGTTTTATTTGATCATCACTTTGGGCTCGGTTTCAGTGCTTTTTGTCATCAGCATCATGGTGTTGATTGTAATGCAGTGCTCCAAATCTACAGACTATTCGTCCAAGTATTTACAGGACACAAATTACGACGGGACTCTGTGTCACAGCATCCAGTACAGATCTGGAGACAAACGGTACATGTTAGTTGGACCCAGAATGAGTATCGGTTCTACAATTGCACCAGGCAGTAATAGGAATACTCTAGTGATACCAGATCGCAGGAGGAGAGATTCTGGAGAGGTAAGAGAATGA
- the LOC137034504 gene encoding protocadherin alpha-3-like, producing the protein MAALLVFGAVARAQIQYSISEEQKDGAAVGNIAKDLGIDHRTLKERGFRIVSTSGESMFSVNQNDGVLYVNGKIDREEVCERSTPCLINLKIALENPLEIHYVTVEILDINDHAPSFQESEMHLEIGESALPGARFQLEAARDSDSGSNSVHHYKLSHNDNFRLEVKDRGEDGKIPILILQKPLDREVIRNINLQLIAVDGGKPAKSGTMEITINVLDINDNFPVFTKDVYSVMLSENAPIGTTVIQVNATDLDEGPNGEIVYSFGKSVNSKVRKLFDINTITGEITVKGLLDYEDKDSYEIDIQASDKGLIPMITDKSVTIKIVDVNDNAPEIEVTSFSNAIPEDSRPGTTVALISVSDLDSGLNGKVSCSLEDDMPFKLIPSSQHSIYSLVSTSPLDRETKFQYDITLVAKDAGQPSLSSVKTITVLISDVNDNSPEFSFSPYAFYVMENNVPGKLLFSVSASDKDSNENAIISYHIWRENTEENKYTSFININSENGEIYALKSFDFETTKTFQFHVLASDSGSPSLSSNVTVNVFILDQNDNVPVILYPVSANGSAEGVEEIPRNVNAGHLVTKVRAYDADIGYNGWLLFSLQEVSEHSLFGLDRYTGQIRTLRSFTETDEAQHKLLILVKDNGNVSLSATATVIVKVVEPKEAFAASDVKNAVKDEEENDVTFYLIITLGSVSVLFVISIIVLIVMQCSKSTDYSSKYLQDTNYDGTLCHSIQYRSGDKRYMLVGPRMSIGSTIAPGSNRNTLVIPDRRRRDSGEVRE; encoded by the coding sequence ATGGCTGCATTGCTTGTGTTTGGTGCGGTGGCACGAGCGCAAATTCAGTACTCCATCTCTGAGGAACAGAAGGACGGCGCAGCTGTGGGAAATATCGCGAAGGATTTGGGTATTGATCACAGAACCTTAAAAGAGCGAGGATTTCGCATCGTCTCGACCTCAGGCGAGTCCATGTTTAGTGTGAATCAGAATGACGGCGTCTTGTATGTGAACGGTAAAATAGACAGAGAGGAGGTGTGCGAGAGAAGCACTCCGTGTTTAATCAATCTGAAAATAGCATTAGAAAATCCACTTGAAATCCACTATGTAACTGTTGAGATTTTGGATATAAACGACCACGCTCCGAGTTTTCAGGAGAGCGAGATGCATTTAGAGATTGGGGAATCTGCCCTACCGGGTGCGAGATTTCAGCTCGAGGCTGCGCGCGATTCTGACAGTGGCAGCAATTCGGTGCATCATTACAAACTGAGTCACAACGATAATTTCCGCCTTGAAGTTAAAGATCGTGGAGAAGACGGTAAAATTCCTATCCTAATTTTACAAAAGCCTTTAGACCGAGAGGTTATTCGAAACATTAACTTGCAATTAATTGCTGTAGATGGAGGAAAGCCTGCCAAGTCTGGGACAATGGAGATAACAATTAATGTTTTAGATATAAATGATAACTTTCCTGTGTTTACAAAAGATGTTTATTCGGTCATGCTGAGTGAAAATGCACCTATAGGGACAACCGTGATACAGGTCAACGCCACAGATTTGGATGAGGGCCCCAATGGTGAGATAGTTTATTCATTTGGTAAAAGTGTTAATAGTAAAGTCCGAAAGCTGTTTGATATTAACACCATCACTGGTGAAATAACTGTAAAGGGACTATTAGATTATGAGGACAAAGACAGCTATGAGATTGATATACAGGCATCTGACAAGGGTCTAATTCCCATGATTACTGATAAGAGTGTGACCATAAAGATAGTTGATGTAAATGATAATGCTCCTGAAATAGAGGTGACCTCATTTTCAAATGCCATTCCAGAGGATTCTAGACCTGGTACTACAGTAGCTTTGATTAGTGTATCTGATCTAGACTCTGGGCTCAATGGCAAAGTCTCTTGTTCTCTAGAAGATGACATGCCTTTTAAACTAATACCTTCTTCACAACATAGTATATACTCATTAGTTTCCACATCACCTTTAGACAGGGAAACTAAATTTCAGTATGACATCACACTAGTTGCAAAGGATGCAGGACAGCCATCATTGTCTTCTGTTAAAACTATAACTGTTCTGATATCAGATGTAAATGACAACAGTCCAGAATTCTCGTTCTCTCCATATGCGTTTTATGTGATGGAAAATAATGTCCCAGGCAAATTATTGTTTTCTGTGTCTGCTTCTGACAAAGACTCAAATGAAAATGCGATAATCAGCTATCATATATGGAGAGAAAATACAGAGGAAAACAAATATACATCTTTCATTAATATAAACTCTGAAAATGGGGAGATTTATGCGCTTAAGAGCTTCGATTTTGAAACTACCAAAACGTTCCAGTTCCATGTGCTCGCTTCAGACTCTGGAAGTCCGTCTCTGAGCAGTAACGTGACTGTGAACGTGTTTATTCTGGATCAGAACGACAACGTTCCAGTGATCTTATATCCAGTCAGCGCTAACGGTTCTGCTGAGGGTGTGGAAGAGATTCCCCGTAATGTGAACGCAGGTCATTTGGTGACTAAAGTCAGAGCCTATGACGCAGATATAGGATACAACGGCTGGTTATTGTTTTCACTGCAGGAAGTTAGTGAGCACAGTCTCTTTGGTTTGGACCGCTATACAGGACAGATAAGGACCCTTCGCTCATTCACAGAAACAGACGAGGCCCAGCATAAACTGCTCATACTGGTCAAAGACAATGGGAACGTTTCACTCTCAGCAACAGCGACTGTGATTGTCAAAGTTGTGGAGCCCAAAGAGGCTTTTGCGGCTTCTGATGTGAAAAACGCAGTAAAAGACGAGGAGGAAAACGACGTGACGTTTTATTTGATCATCACTTTGGGCTCGGTTTCAGTGCTTTTTGTCATCAGCATCATCGTGTTGATTGTAATGCAGTGCTCCAAATCTACAGACTATTCGTCCAAGTATTTAC